A single Methanocaldococcus bathoardescens DNA region contains:
- a CDS encoding TrlF family AAA-like ATPase: protein MNRGSEWRKWDLHVHTPASYYHNFRFSDEEEKEKYNGDIWEKYIDELEKIQDVAVIGITDYFSIEGYKKILEYRKKGRLQNFYLILPNIEFRLDKFLSSRKDEQPKRLNYHVIFSNEIDPEIIEKEFLEELHIKTPNGEVRKLTRRNIEEIGRILKKQHDKFKNYSDYFVGCMNITVSLDEIIKVLKEKESIFGGKYLLVLPEERWCLMDWDGQDHLTRKELLVKSHAIFSANPNTRDWALGKKHKNPKDFINEFGSLKPCIHGSDAHKFDKLCKPDNNRFCWIKADPTFEGLKQIIYEPEERVRIQEDNPEPRKSIYTLSSIKISNSKISDELEIEELEIPLNPNLVTVIGGKGSGKTALLDLIANCFEDRCKRSGIDKNSFVQRIEEQKPDLTVEISFIGDDVENFSKKLIEEKFFQHSKITYLPQGKIEEYSEDREKLHEKIKEIIFSNKDVMDSEYKQKFEKLLEEIDILKKDIEDLNSEIYKLEIDTDPEKVKDIENKKSIKIGELKDKENKLQDIIKKIGEDSENKVKNLRKEEAALRSRHSKLETIKNDLLKLQDKIENFLVINSEIDKLNSNFRELNIPVNISHIDLKSYLDKINETMGIVQSEINNVVSQINSIKEDLNKLLGIEKEHDTLLNEINNINDEIELLDDKLKEINEKKEKIKKLDEERKDKYIKFIQKHVELKDVYKKIIEVFSNGKDDILNNIDFKSNIFFDRSKFEDVGEDILDGRKVTLEQISSLAEKLYEIISSDDIEKLPSKIEDYINEAFKFKQFLKKTRTNLDFYNWVFGNYFSLSTEIFFNGTPMDKLSIGQKGTVLLKIFLAEGDHPLIIDQPEDNLDNKFIYETLVNAFREAKKKRQIIISTHNANLVVNTDAEQVIVAEFKNNKISYRWGSIENEQIRRDITKLLEGGEEAFKKREEKYGI, encoded by the coding sequence ATGAACAGAGGATCAGAATGGAGAAAATGGGATTTGCATGTTCATACTCCAGCATCTTATTACCATAATTTTAGATTTTCAGATGAAGAAGAAAAAGAAAAATACAATGGGGATATATGGGAAAAATATATTGATGAGTTAGAAAAGATCCAAGATGTTGCTGTGATTGGGATTACTGACTATTTTTCCATTGAAGGATATAAGAAAATACTTGAATATAGGAAAAAAGGAAGGTTACAAAATTTTTATTTGATACTTCCAAATATTGAATTTAGATTGGATAAATTTCTTTCAAGTAGAAAAGATGAACAACCTAAAAGATTGAATTATCATGTTATATTTAGTAACGAAATTGATCCTGAAATAATTGAGAAGGAATTTTTAGAGGAGTTACATATTAAAACCCCTAATGGGGAAGTTAGAAAACTTACTCGAAGAAATATTGAAGAAATTGGACGAATATTAAAAAAACAACATGATAAGTTTAAAAATTATTCTGATTATTTTGTAGGATGTATGAACATCACGGTTTCTCTTGATGAAATAATAAAAGTTTTAAAAGAGAAAGAATCTATTTTTGGTGGGAAGTATTTACTTGTCTTGCCTGAAGAAAGATGGTGTTTAATGGATTGGGATGGACAAGATCATCTTACTCGAAAAGAACTTCTTGTAAAATCTCATGCAATTTTCTCTGCAAATCCAAATACAAGAGATTGGGCTTTAGGTAAAAAACATAAAAACCCAAAAGATTTTATTAATGAATTTGGCTCATTAAAACCTTGCATACATGGTTCTGATGCTCATAAATTTGATAAACTTTGTAAGCCCGATAATAATCGATTCTGTTGGATAAAAGCTGATCCTACATTTGAAGGTTTAAAACAGATCATCTATGAGCCAGAAGAAAGGGTAAGAATTCAAGAAGATAATCCAGAACCCAGAAAAAGTATCTATACATTATCATCCATAAAAATATCAAATTCTAAGATAAGTGATGAGTTAGAAATTGAAGAACTGGAAATTCCATTAAATCCCAACTTAGTTACAGTTATAGGTGGTAAAGGTAGTGGAAAAACAGCACTACTTGATTTAATAGCTAATTGTTTTGAAGATAGGTGTAAAAGGAGTGGTATAGATAAAAATTCGTTTGTTCAAAGAATAGAAGAACAAAAACCAGACCTAACTGTTGAAATATCTTTTATTGGAGATGATGTGGAAAACTTCTCTAAGAAACTTATTGAAGAAAAATTTTTCCAACACTCAAAAATAACATATCTCCCTCAAGGGAAAATTGAAGAATATAGTGAGGACAGAGAAAAACTCCATGAAAAAATAAAGGAAATAATCTTTAGTAATAAGGATGTAATGGACTCTGAATATAAACAAAAATTTGAAAAACTATTAGAAGAAATAGATATACTCAAAAAAGATATTGAAGATCTTAATTCTGAGATTTACAAATTGGAAATAGACACTGATCCTGAAAAAGTCAAAGATATTGAAAATAAAAAGAGCATTAAAATCGGAGAATTGAAGGATAAAGAAAATAAACTTCAAGATATTATAAAAAAGATTGGAGAAGACTCTGAAAATAAAGTTAAAAATCTTAGAAAGGAAGAAGCTGCCTTAAGATCAAGACATTCTAAGTTAGAAACAATTAAAAATGATCTATTGAAACTTCAAGATAAAATTGAAAACTTTTTAGTGATAAATTCTGAGATTGATAAGCTAAATTCTAACTTTAGAGAATTAAACATACCTGTAAATATTTCACATATAGATCTCAAGTCATATTTAGATAAAATAAACGAAACTATGGGGATTGTCCAATCTGAAATTAATAATGTTGTAAGTCAGATAAATTCTATAAAAGAAGACCTCAACAAATTGCTTGGTATAGAAAAAGAACATGATACCTTACTTAATGAAATAAACAATATAAATGATGAAATAGAACTACTAGACGATAAATTAAAAGAAATTAACGAAAAGAAAGAGAAAATTAAAAAATTAGATGAAGAAAGAAAAGACAAATACATAAAATTTATCCAAAAACATGTCGAATTAAAAGATGTTTATAAAAAAATTATAGAAGTATTCTCAAATGGAAAAGACGATATTTTAAACAATATAGATTTCAAGTCAAATATATTCTTTGATCGAAGTAAATTTGAAGACGTAGGGGAAGATATTCTTGATGGTAGAAAAGTTACTCTAGAGCAAATATCAAGCTTAGCAGAAAAGTTATATGAGATTATATCTTCTGATGATATTGAAAAATTACCATCTAAGATCGAAGATTATATTAATGAAGCTTTTAAATTTAAGCAGTTTTTAAAGAAAACAAGAACAAATTTGGATTTCTACAATTGGGTATTTGGAAATTATTTCTCACTTAGCACTGAAATTTTCTTTAACGGAACTCCTATGGACAAACTTTCTATAGGTCAAAAAGGCACAGTTTTATTAAAGATATTCTTGGCTGAAGGAGATCATCCTTTAATAATAGATCAACCAGAGGATAATTTGGATAACAAATTTATTTATGAAACTTTAGTAAATGCTTTCAGAGAAGCAAAGAAAAAGAGGCAGATTATAATTTCTACACATAATGCAAATTTAGTAGTTAATACAGATGCCGAGCAAGTGATAGTTGCAGAATTTAAAAATAACAAAATATCATATAGATGGGGTTCAATCGAAAATGAACAAATACGGAGAGATATTACTAAACTTTTAGAAGGTGGAGAAGAGGCATTTAAAAAACGAGAGGAGAAATATGGAATTTAA
- a CDS encoding DUF2209 family protein, translating into MIKVLAIDISGRHHENDIFFRVYAGVLVEIQADRIVHVEKIDVMVKEEETQKLRDIIKEVKELIEKIGEEFDYILCERGEFFNLSKDIISAVLNKEVIFPKTRGELEAINIAHHVSYSVRKLLMGERRKFY; encoded by the coding sequence ATGATTAAAGTATTAGCAATAGACATATCTGGAAGACATCATGAAAATGATATATTTTTTAGAGTCTATGCTGGGGTTTTGGTGGAGATTCAGGCAGATAGAATTGTACATGTAGAAAAAATAGATGTTATGGTTAAAGAAGAAGAAACTCAGAAATTGAGAGATATTATTAAAGAGGTTAAAGAACTTATTGAGAAGATTGGGGAAGAATTTGATTACATTTTATGTGAGAGGGGAGAATTTTTTAACTTGTCCAAGGATATTATTTCAGCAGTTTTGAATAAAGAAGTGATATTTCCAAAGACAAGAGGAGAGTTGGAAGCGATAAATATAGCCCACCATGTTTCTTACTCTGTTAGAAAGTTGCTCATGGGAGAAAGGAGAAAATTTTATTAA
- a CDS encoding beta-CASP ribonuclease aCPSF1, with the protein MSAEEILENIKKEVIKKSPKEAKIVDVQFEGPEVVVYVKNPEIFTNEIIKNLAKDLRKRISIRPDPSVLVEPEIAKKKILEIVPEEAEITNFVFDANTGEVIIESKKPGLVIGKEGKTLEMIKKAIRWAPKPVRTPPIQSETIKAIRATLYRERHEVKEILRRIGRRIHRDIIVRGDYWIRVSFLGGAREVGRSCLYVQTPDTRVLIDCGINVACEDKAFPHFDAPEFSIEDLDAVIVTHAHLDHCGFVPGLFRYGYDGPVYCTRPTRDLMTLLQKDYLEIAKKEGKDVPYTSKDIKTCVKHTIPIDYGVTTDISPTIKLTLHNAGHVLGSAIAHLHIGEGLYNLAYTGDIKFETSRLLEPAVCQFPRLETLIIESTYGAYDDVLPEREEAERELLRVVSETTDRGGKVLIPVFGVGRAQELMLVLEEGYNQGIFNAPVYLDGMIWEATAIHTAYPEYLSKEMRQKIFHEGDNPFLSEVFKRVGSTNERRRVIDSDEPCIILATSGMLTGGPSVEYLKHLAPDEKNAIIFVGYQAEGTLGRKVQRGWKEIPITTRNGKTKSIPINLQVYTIEGFSGHSDRKQLIKYIRRLKPSPEKVIMVHGEESKCLDFADTVRRLFKKQTYVPMNLDAIRVK; encoded by the coding sequence TTGTCAGCAGAGGAAATTTTAGAAAATATAAAGAAAGAGGTAATAAAAAAATCACCAAAAGAGGCGAAAATAGTTGATGTTCAGTTTGAGGGGCCTGAAGTAGTTGTCTATGTAAAAAATCCAGAAATTTTTACAAATGAGATTATTAAAAACCTTGCTAAGGATTTAAGAAAGAGAATTTCCATAAGACCAGACCCATCTGTTTTAGTTGAGCCAGAAATAGCTAAAAAGAAAATTTTAGAAATTGTTCCTGAAGAAGCAGAGATAACAAACTTTGTTTTTGATGCAAATACTGGAGAGGTTATAATAGAATCAAAAAAACCTGGATTGGTTATAGGTAAAGAAGGAAAGACATTAGAGATGATTAAAAAAGCAATAAGATGGGCACCTAAGCCAGTAAGAACCCCACCAATACAATCAGAAACAATTAAAGCAATTAGAGCTACACTTTATAGAGAAAGACATGAAGTTAAAGAAATTTTAAGAAGAATTGGAAGGAGAATACATAGAGATATAATTGTTAGAGGAGATTATTGGATAAGAGTGTCTTTTTTAGGAGGAGCGAGAGAGGTTGGTAGGTCTTGCTTGTATGTTCAAACACCAGATACAAGGGTGTTAATTGATTGTGGTATTAATGTTGCATGTGAAGATAAAGCATTTCCCCACTTTGATGCCCCAGAATTTTCAATTGAAGATTTAGATGCTGTTATAGTTACTCACGCTCACTTAGACCATTGCGGTTTTGTCCCTGGTTTATTTAGATATGGTTATGATGGCCCTGTTTATTGCACAAGACCTACAAGAGATTTAATGACTTTATTACAAAAAGATTATTTAGAGATTGCTAAAAAAGAAGGCAAAGATGTCCCTTACACTTCAAAAGATATAAAAACGTGTGTTAAGCATACAATACCAATTGATTATGGAGTTACAACAGATATAAGTCCAACAATAAAATTAACTCTACACAACGCTGGGCATGTCCTTGGCTCAGCTATAGCACATTTGCATATAGGAGAAGGGTTGTATAATTTAGCATACACTGGAGATATCAAGTTTGAGACATCAAGGTTGTTAGAGCCAGCTGTTTGCCAATTCCCAAGATTAGAGACGTTGATAATTGAATCCACTTATGGGGCTTATGATGATGTTTTGCCAGAGAGAGAAGAGGCAGAGAGAGAATTGTTAAGAGTGGTTAGTGAAACAACAGATAGAGGAGGAAAAGTTTTAATTCCTGTCTTTGGTGTAGGAAGAGCTCAAGAGCTGATGCTTGTCTTGGAAGAAGGATATAATCAAGGCATATTTAATGCTCCAGTGTATTTAGATGGGATGATTTGGGAGGCTACTGCTATACATACTGCATATCCAGAATACTTATCAAAGGAGATGAGGCAGAAGATATTCCACGAAGGAGATAATCCATTCTTATCTGAGGTATTTAAGAGAGTTGGAAGCACAAATGAGAGGAGGAGGGTTATCGATAGTGATGAGCCATGTATAATTTTAGCAACATCTGGAATGCTTACAGGAGGGCCGAGTGTTGAATATCTAAAACACTTAGCCCCTGATGAGAAAAATGCAATAATATTTGTTGGTTACCAAGCAGAGGGAACTTTGGGAAGAAAAGTTCAGAGAGGTTGGAAAGAAATTCCAATCACAACAAGAAATGGAAAGACAAAATCAATTCCAATCAATCTACAAGTTTATACAATTGAAGGATTTTCAGGGCATAGTGATAGAAAGCAGTTAATTAAATACATTAGAAGATTGAAACCATCACCAGAAAAAGTTATTATGGTTCATGGAGAGGAGAGTAAGTGCTTAGATTTTGCAGACACTGTGAGAAGGTTGTTTAAAAAACAAACTTATGTGCCAATGAACTTGGATGCAATAAGAGTTAAGTAA
- the tfrB gene encoding fumarate reductase (CoM/CoB) subunit TfrB: protein MVNIKVKRFNGKKEYFENYEVPENITVLEALEYINKNYGANILFRASCRNGQCGSCAVTINGEPKLACETKVEDDMVIEPLKGFKVIRDLIVDRESYYKKLLGIKNYLIRKNYPKELEIILPKYVEENKELRGCIDCLSCLSTCPARDVSDYPGPTFMRQLARFAFDKRDEENREMTAYFENIYNCTTCAKCVEVCPKEIDIVHKAIEKLRALAFSKGYYIDNHLKVRENVLKYNRSVIEEETPLLRQVDDFYPAENEKLRVAFFTGCLVDFRLQNVGKDAIKVLNSHGVSVVIPKNQVCCGSPFFRTGQRDVAEKLKKKNLEIFNKLDVDCVVTICAGCGCTLKNDYKEREFEVKDITEVLTEVGLLKYKPLKMRVTYHDPCHLRRGQKIYEQPREILKAIPELEFIDIEARCCGAGGGVRSGKPDIANLIGKRRAKMIYNANVDTVVTVCPFCEYHIKDSLKKFKEENKLDKDIDVMNIVSLLSKVI, encoded by the coding sequence ATGGTAAATATAAAGGTTAAGAGGTTTAATGGAAAAAAAGAATACTTTGAGAACTATGAAGTTCCAGAGAATATTACTGTCTTAGAAGCATTGGAATATATAAACAAAAATTATGGAGCCAACATTTTATTTAGAGCTTCATGTAGAAATGGGCAATGTGGCTCTTGTGCTGTAACAATAAATGGAGAGCCAAAATTAGCATGCGAGACAAAAGTAGAAGATGATATGGTTATTGAGCCATTAAAAGGATTTAAAGTAATTAGAGATTTGATTGTTGATAGGGAATCATATTACAAAAAGTTATTAGGCATAAAGAACTACCTTATAAGAAAAAACTATCCTAAAGAACTTGAAATTATTCTTCCTAAATATGTTGAAGAAAATAAAGAGCTTAGGGGATGTATTGATTGCTTATCTTGCCTATCTACATGTCCAGCGAGAGATGTTAGCGATTATCCTGGTCCAACATTCATGAGACAGCTTGCAAGATTTGCATTTGATAAGAGGGATGAAGAAAATAGAGAAATGACTGCATATTTTGAAAATATTTATAACTGTACAACCTGTGCTAAGTGCGTTGAGGTCTGCCCAAAAGAGATTGATATTGTTCATAAAGCCATAGAAAAATTGAGAGCTTTGGCATTTAGTAAAGGTTATTACATAGACAACCACTTAAAAGTTAGGGAAAATGTTTTAAAATATAATAGAAGTGTTATTGAAGAAGAAACACCATTATTAAGACAGGTTGATGATTTCTACCCTGCTGAAAATGAAAAGTTAAGGGTAGCGTTTTTTACAGGATGTTTGGTTGATTTTAGATTGCAAAATGTAGGGAAAGATGCAATAAAGGTTTTAAATTCTCATGGTGTATCAGTTGTTATCCCTAAAAATCAGGTTTGCTGTGGCTCTCCATTCTTTAGAACTGGACAGAGAGATGTTGCTGAAAAATTAAAAAAGAAAAATTTGGAGATATTTAATAAATTGGATGTTGATTGTGTTGTAACTATATGTGCTGGCTGTGGATGCACATTAAAAAATGATTATAAGGAGAGAGAATTTGAAGTTAAAGATATAACAGAAGTTTTAACTGAAGTAGGGCTTTTAAAATATAAGCCATTAAAAATGAGGGTCACTTACCACGACCCATGTCATTTAAGAAGAGGACAGAAAATATATGAGCAACCAAGGGAGATTTTAAAAGCTATCCCTGAACTTGAATTTATTGATATAGAGGCAAGGTGCTGTGGAGCTGGAGGGGGTGTAAGGAGCGGAAAACCAGATATTGCCAACTTGATAGGAAAGAGAAGAGCAAAGATGATTTACAATGCCAATGTAGATACCGTAGTTACAGTTTGCCCATTCTGTGAATATCATATAAAAGATAGCTTAAAAAAGTTTAAAGAAGAAAATAAGTTAGATAAAGATATAGATGTTATGAATATTGTCTCTTTATTGAGTAAAGTAATTTAA
- a CDS encoding translation initiation factor IF-2 subunit beta gives MSDLESIDYYDYKALLKRARSQIPDYVFQKDRFELPEIEILIEGNRTIIRNFRELAKAVNRDEEFFAKYLLKETGSAGNLEGGRLILQRRISPELLKSRINDFLREYVICRECGKPDTKIIKEGRVHLLKCMACGAIRPIRMI, from the coding sequence ATGAGCGACCTTGAAAGTATTGACTATTATGATTACAAGGCATTATTAAAGAGAGCAAGAAGTCAAATTCCAGACTATGTTTTCCAAAAAGATAGATTTGAACTTCCAGAAATTGAGATTTTAATAGAGGGGAATAGAACAATAATAAGAAACTTTAGAGAGTTAGCTAAAGCAGTTAATAGAGATGAAGAATTCTTTGCTAAATATCTCTTAAAAGAGACTGGTAGTGCTGGTAACTTAGAGGGAGGTAGGTTAATCTTACAGAGAAGAATCAGCCCAGAGTTATTAAAATCAAGAATCAATGACTTCTTGAGGGAGTATGTTATCTGTAGAGAGTGCGGTAAGCCAGATACTAAGATTATTAAGGAGGGAAGAGTCCATTTACTCAAATGTATGGCTTGTGGGGCTATAAGACCTATAAGAATGATTTAA
- a CDS encoding methanogenesis marker 7 protein, giving the protein MYEIVRYEGGVYKNNIFKEWIEDIGGFVIQEHVMQLDVYMTLAIPQNELENIKEEAKKYKGKIIETPLAGTEIAVVAPSLSRHHLPHTACDISEYLRRFGAKPNMIGLARGVGKDIAQLREKEKRLIEEHDLAVYVMGNFEACIKDKTHLFDVDIPVVVTGGPEKIDIPYPYVGNLGRRSHRLRHGEEIRALRKMVDVITELINERRRELSYDPPIVPPVVVKDEIEKQVEEVYSILSPMPIVTQLDGLRVKLDYDKYVDKIREVKVKNYKLEDIADIKRSVMKNYILIKIKPKSEVEFEMHKNKA; this is encoded by the coding sequence ATGTATGAGATAGTTAGATACGAAGGAGGGGTTTATAAAAACAATATTTTCAAAGAATGGATTGAGGATATTGGTGGGTTTGTTATTCAAGAGCATGTTATGCAGTTAGATGTTTATATGACATTAGCTATTCCTCAAAATGAGTTGGAGAATATTAAAGAGGAGGCTAAAAAATATAAAGGTAAGATTATAGAGACCCCATTAGCAGGAACTGAGATAGCTGTTGTAGCTCCAAGTTTATCAAGACATCACCTCCCACACACAGCATGTGATATTTCAGAGTATTTAAGAAGATTTGGAGCTAAACCAAATATGATTGGATTGGCGAGAGGGGTTGGGAAAGATATAGCTCAATTAAGAGAGAAAGAAAAAAGATTGATAGAAGAGCACGACTTAGCAGTTTATGTAATGGGTAATTTTGAAGCATGTATTAAAGATAAAACTCATTTATTTGATGTAGATATTCCAGTTGTGGTTACTGGAGGTCCTGAAAAAATAGATATTCCTTATCCATACGTTGGAAATCTTGGGAGGAGGAGCCATAGGTTAAGACATGGAGAAGAGATTAGAGCCTTAAGAAAGATGGTTGATGTAATAACAGAACTTATAAATGAGAGAAGAAGAGAATTATCTTACGACCCGCCAATTGTTCCGCCAGTAGTTGTTAAAGATGAAATTGAGAAACAAGTTGAGGAAGTGTATTCAATTCTATCACCAATGCCTATTGTTACACAGTTAGATGGGTTGAGAGTTAAATTGGATTATGATAAATATGTAGATAAGATTAGAGAGGTTAAAGTTAAGAACTATAAATTAGAGGATATAGCGGATATTAAAAGAAGTGTAATGAAAAACTATATATTAATAAAAATAAAACCAAAATCAGAAGTAGAGTTTGAAATGCATAAAAATAAAGCTTAA
- a CDS encoding calcium/sodium antiporter, protein MLILGIGYFLLGLILLYYGSDWFVLGSERIARHFNVSNFVIGATVMAIGTSLPEILTSAYASYMHAPGISIGNAIGSCICNIGLVLGVSAIISPIIVDKNLRKNIFVYLLFVIFTAVIGIDGFSWIDGVILLILFAIYLRWTVKNGNIEEINENNNKNNPSMVFSLVLLIIGLVGVLVGAELFVDGAKKIATALNVSDKIIGFTLVAFGTSVPELMVSLVAAKRNLGGMVLGNVVGSNIADIGGALALGSLFMYLPPENLQIAILTVMSFLLYLFAKYSKIGRWQGILFLIIYIIAIASLGMG, encoded by the coding sequence ATGCTAATTTTGGGGATTGGTTATTTTCTATTGGGGCTTATTTTGCTGTATTATGGAAGTGATTGGTTTGTCTTAGGGAGTGAAAGGATAGCAAGGCACTTCAATGTATCAAATTTTGTCATTGGAGCTACGGTTATGGCTATTGGGACATCCTTGCCAGAGATATTAACATCAGCCTATGCTTCTTATATGCATGCTCCAGGAATATCTATAGGAAATGCAATTGGTTCATGTATTTGCAATATTGGTTTAGTTCTTGGAGTTAGTGCAATTATAAGTCCAATAATAGTTGATAAAAATTTGAGAAAGAATATATTTGTCTATCTCTTGTTTGTGATATTCACTGCAGTTATAGGAATTGATGGATTTTCATGGATTGATGGAGTTATCTTATTAATTTTATTTGCTATCTATTTAAGATGGACTGTAAAGAATGGAAATATTGAGGAAATAAATGAAAATAACAATAAAAATAACCCTTCAATGGTATTTTCCTTAGTTTTATTAATAATTGGTTTAGTTGGAGTTTTGGTTGGGGCAGAGCTTTTTGTAGATGGAGCAAAAAAGATAGCTACCGCTTTAAACGTCTCTGATAAGATTATTGGATTCACATTAGTAGCCTTTGGAACCTCTGTCCCTGAATTAATGGTTTCTTTAGTAGCAGCAAAAAGAAATCTTGGAGGAATGGTTTTAGGAAATGTTGTTGGAAGTAATATTGCTGATATTGGAGGAGCTTTAGCTCTTGGAAGCTTATTTATGTATCTTCCACCAGAAAACCTTCAAATTGCTATATTGACAGTTATGAGCTTTCTGCTATATTTATTTGCAAAATATTCAAAAATTGGAAGATGGCAGGGAATTTTATTCTTAATTATATATATAATAGCAATAGCTTCTTTGGGGATGGGATAA
- a CDS encoding U32 family peptidase, translating to MVELLSPANDLTCLKTAIDYGADAVYCGLKELNMRANAKNFTREELIEGIKYAHDNNKKVYLCTNTVVYENDLKKVKEILDFANSAEVDAVIVSDLGTMQLANELGLRVHASVQCNITNSLTAKFYSKFAKRVILSRELTLNQIREIRENLKKDGVNLELEGFVHGALCVAISGRCFLSSYLFGRHANCGDCLQPCRRKWKLINEHHDGTYEVVCEGKYLLSPKDLCMIEHIPELMDVFDSFKIEGRAKNADYVMRTTKVYREAIDSVLDGTYYDKLPYFKKELQKVYNRDYDTGFYFRDINKNHDFQYEIEGNASKYRKVEIGRVVNFYKKVNVAEIELWGDLKIGDTILIIGKTTGCVEEIVKSMQINHKDVEIAKKGERVGVKLNHLVREGDKVYLLKETE from the coding sequence ATGGTAGAATTGCTATCACCAGCTAATGATTTAACATGTTTAAAAACTGCTATTGATTATGGAGCAGATGCTGTTTATTGTGGATTAAAAGAACTAAACATGAGGGCAAATGCAAAAAACTTTACAAGGGAAGAATTAATAGAAGGAATTAAATACGCTCACGACAACAACAAAAAGGTCTATCTCTGCACAAATACAGTTGTTTATGAGAATGATTTAAAGAAAGTTAAGGAAATTTTGGACTTTGCAAATTCTGCTGAGGTTGATGCTGTAATAGTTAGCGACTTAGGGACTATGCAGTTGGCTAATGAGTTGGGATTGAGAGTTCATGCAAGCGTCCAATGCAACATAACAAACTCCTTAACAGCTAAGTTCTATTCAAAGTTTGCTAAAAGGGTTATACTATCAAGAGAATTAACTTTAAATCAAATAAGAGAGATTAGAGAGAATTTAAAAAAAGATGGAGTTAATTTAGAGTTAGAGGGCTTTGTTCATGGTGCTTTGTGTGTGGCTATAAGTGGAAGGTGTTTTTTAAGCTCATATCTCTTTGGAAGACATGCAAACTGTGGGGACTGCCTACAACCATGTAGAAGGAAGTGGAAGTTGATTAATGAGCATCATGATGGAACTTATGAAGTGGTTTGCGAAGGAAAATATCTACTGTCACCAAAAGATTTATGTATGATTGAGCATATCCCAGAATTGATGGATGTTTTTGATTCATTTAAAATAGAGGGTAGGGCAAAGAATGCTGATTATGTTATGAGAACAACAAAGGTTTATAGAGAGGCAATAGATAGTGTCTTAGATGGAACTTATTATGATAAACTTCCATATTTCAAAAAAGAGCTTCAAAAAGTCTATAATAGAGATTATGATACTGGATTTTACTTTAGAGATATCAATAAAAATCATGACTTCCAATATGAGATTGAGGGGAATGCATCAAAGTATAGAAAGGTTGAAATTGGGAGAGTTGTTAATTTTTACAAAAAGGTTAATGTGGCTGAGATTGAGTTATGGGGAGATTTAAAAATTGGAGACACAATACTAATAATTGGAAAAACTACCGGATGTGTTGAAGAGATTGTTAAATCAATGCAGATAAACCATAAAGATGTTGAGATTGCCAAAAAAGGAGAGAGAGTTGGAGTTAAGTTGAATCATTTGGTTAGAGAAGGGGATAAAGTTTATTTGTTGAAAGAAACAGAATAA
- a CDS encoding 50S ribosomal protein L37e — translation MSKGTPSMGKRNKGSYHIRCRRCGRRAYHVRKKRCAACGFPNKRMRKYSWQNKKVNGRRIR, via the coding sequence ATGTCAAAAGGTACTCCATCAATGGGTAAAAGAAACAAAGGTTCATATCATATAAGATGTAGAAGATGCGGAAGAAGAGCTTACCATGTAAGAAAAAAGAGATGTGCCGCATGTGGATTTCCAAATAAAAGAATGAGAAAATACTCATGGCAAAACAAAAAAGTTAATGGTAGAAGAATAAGATAA